Proteins from a genomic interval of Chryseobacterium indologenes:
- the tgt gene encoding tRNA guanosine(34) transglycosylase Tgt: MKFFNIEKTSEGKARAGEITTDHGKIQTPIFMPVGTVASVKTVHQRELKEDIKAQIILGNTYHLYLRPGMETMQAAGGLHKFMNWDLPILTDSGGFQVFSLASNRKMTEEGARFKSHIDGSYHMFSPERSMEIQRQIGADIFMAFDECTPYPCEYNQAKSSMELTHRWLKRCIEWTNDNPELYGHKQRLFPIVQGSTYSDLRKISAEVISEAGAEGNAIGGLSVGEPEEEMYRITDEVTDILPKEKPRYLMGVGTPWNILESIGLGIDMMDCVMPTRNARNAMLFTWQGVMNLKNEKWKQDFSPLDEFGTSFVDREYSKAYLRHLFVSKEYLAKQIASIHNLAFYLDLVKVAREHIIAGDFYEWKNSVVPVLRQRL; this comes from the coding sequence ATGAAATTTTTTAATATAGAAAAAACCTCTGAAGGAAAAGCTAGAGCAGGGGAAATCACCACAGATCACGGGAAAATTCAGACTCCTATTTTTATGCCTGTGGGAACTGTAGCAAGCGTGAAAACAGTTCATCAGAGAGAATTAAAAGAAGACATAAAAGCCCAGATTATCCTGGGTAACACCTACCACCTTTACCTTCGTCCCGGTATGGAAACCATGCAGGCAGCAGGTGGATTACATAAATTCATGAATTGGGATCTTCCCATTCTTACCGATTCAGGAGGCTTTCAGGTGTTCTCGCTAGCTAGCAACAGAAAAATGACAGAAGAAGGAGCGAGATTCAAATCCCATATTGACGGAAGCTATCATATGTTTTCTCCGGAAAGATCAATGGAGATCCAAAGACAGATCGGAGCAGATATCTTCATGGCTTTTGACGAATGTACACCGTATCCTTGTGAATATAACCAGGCAAAATCATCTATGGAGCTGACACACCGTTGGTTGAAGAGATGTATTGAATGGACGAATGACAATCCTGAATTGTATGGCCATAAGCAAAGACTTTTCCCGATTGTTCAGGGGTCAACCTACTCAGATTTAAGAAAAATTTCCGCAGAAGTGATTTCCGAGGCAGGTGCTGAAGGTAATGCTATCGGAGGCTTATCTGTTGGTGAGCCTGAAGAAGAAATGTACAGAATCACCGATGAAGTGACAGATATTCTTCCTAAAGAAAAACCAAGATACCTGATGGGCGTGGGAACACCATGGAATATTCTGGAATCTATAGGGTTGGGAATTGATATGATGGATTGTGTGATGCCTACAAGAAATGCGAGAAATGCAATGCTTTTCACATGGCAAGGCGTAATGAACCTCAAAAATGAAAAGTGGAAGCAGGACTTTTCGCCTTTAGATGAATTTGGAACCAGCTTTGTAGATCGTGAATATTCAAAAGCGTATCTTCGTCACCTGTTTGTATCCAAAGAATATCTGGCAAAACAGATTGCTTCTATCCATAACCTTGCATTTTATCTGGATTTGGTGAAAGTAGCAAGAGAACACATTATCGCAGGAGATTTCTACGAGTGGAAAAACTCCGTGGTTCCTGTTCTGAGACAAAGACTATAA
- a CDS encoding LptF/LptG family permease — translation MKIVDKYIIKKYLGTFSFMLVLLSIVVLVIDVQQKIPRIENAKAIDPKLDLTYFLIHFYPYWIINLVVTFLSILVFITVIYFTSRMANNTEIVAIISSGASFHRFSKPYLYTSILIAVMSLLVYHMILPWANIKKNELEAYTYNAANKERILGTAPASSQLSKTEYIFVDSWNKRERRGSSFVYQKFDKDRKMVYELKASEVYWDNTKKQFVLNNYYEKTINKDNSEKLSNGVELRKNYSHSPEELFPNELLGQNKTTPELLKFIEREKARGNSNLNSYLNELHQRTSMPVSIIILTFLALSLSSQKKRGGLGINLAIGISLAFLFVFSFEALKVVSENKSLPPALAMWLPNLVFLPLTLYLYLKRANQ, via the coding sequence ATCAAAATTGTAGACAAATATATCATCAAAAAATACCTTGGAACTTTCAGTTTCATGCTGGTGCTCTTGTCTATTGTAGTACTGGTTATCGATGTTCAGCAGAAAATTCCTAGAATAGAAAATGCAAAAGCAATCGATCCCAAGCTTGACCTTACGTACTTCCTGATTCATTTTTATCCTTACTGGATTATTAATCTTGTAGTCACTTTTCTCTCTATTCTGGTATTTATCACGGTAATTTACTTTACCTCCAGGATGGCCAATAATACCGAAATCGTGGCGATTATCAGTAGTGGGGCAAGTTTCCACAGGTTCTCAAAACCTTATCTGTATACTTCGATTTTAATTGCGGTGATGTCACTTTTGGTATATCACATGATTCTTCCCTGGGCGAATATTAAAAAAAATGAATTAGAAGCCTATACCTATAATGCCGCTAATAAAGAGAGAATTCTCGGAACCGCACCCGCTTCTTCACAGCTCAGTAAGACAGAATACATATTTGTCGATTCATGGAACAAAAGAGAAAGAAGAGGCTCCAGCTTCGTGTATCAGAAGTTTGATAAAGACAGAAAAATGGTATACGAGCTTAAAGCAAGTGAAGTATATTGGGACAATACAAAAAAACAGTTCGTCTTAAATAATTACTATGAAAAGACGATCAATAAAGATAATTCTGAAAAATTAAGCAATGGTGTAGAGCTGAGGAAAAATTATAGCCATTCTCCGGAAGAACTATTTCCTAACGAACTTCTCGGGCAGAATAAAACCACACCTGAACTTCTGAAGTTTATTGAAAGAGAGAAGGCGAGAGGAAACAGTAACCTCAATTCTTATCTGAACGAGCTTCATCAAAGAACTTCAATGCCTGTTTCCATCATTATTTTAACGTTCCTTGCCCTTTCGCTTTCATCTCAAAAGAAGAGAGGAGGACTGGGGATTAACCTTGCAATAGGAATTTCACTGGCGTTTCTTTTTGTTTTCTCCTTTGAGGCCTTAAAAGTCGTGTCAGAAAATAAGAGTTTGCCGCCTGCTTTAGCCATGTGGCTTCCGAATCTGGTATTCCTGCCGCTTACCCTGTATCTTTACCTTAAAAGAGCTAATCAGTAA
- a CDS encoding biotin--[acetyl-CoA-carboxylase] ligase → MSQLFYLKECSSTNDEISKFLLYENSNFIGLHTFSQTKGRGQYGNVWIPTAGKNLAYTLAVNTHNILCSDFIFNYYTANMIRDFLANLADSDVKIKWPNDIILKGKKIVGILIEKKRINQNNYFIIGAGINILQEKFDEITNAGSLLTQTGKEFNLEDFSLHLHEFLCEKLRNIPSEKEILDNFNKNLFRRDEISVFEIEKERQNGIIRYADEKGELWIELENDGLRSFYHKEVKLLY, encoded by the coding sequence ATGAGTCAACTATTCTACCTGAAAGAATGCTCTTCTACTAATGACGAAATATCAAAGTTTTTACTTTATGAAAATTCGAATTTTATAGGACTTCATACTTTTAGCCAAACAAAAGGCCGGGGTCAGTATGGAAATGTATGGATTCCGACTGCCGGAAAAAACCTGGCATATACGCTGGCAGTGAATACTCACAACATTCTGTGCTCCGACTTTATATTCAATTATTATACCGCAAATATGATCAGGGATTTCCTTGCCAATTTGGCTGATTCTGACGTAAAAATTAAGTGGCCGAATGATATTATCCTTAAAGGTAAAAAAATCGTTGGAATTCTGATTGAAAAGAAAAGAATTAATCAAAATAATTATTTCATTATCGGGGCAGGAATCAATATTCTTCAGGAAAAATTTGATGAAATAACGAATGCAGGATCACTGCTGACCCAAACGGGTAAAGAATTTAACCTGGAAGACTTTAGTTTACATCTTCATGAATTTTTGTGTGAAAAACTTAGAAATATACCTTCTGAAAAGGAAATTCTTGATAACTTCAACAAAAATTTGTTCCGTAGGGACGAAATATCGGTCTTTGAAATTGAAAAAGAGCGACAAAATGGCATCATCCGTTATGCCGATGAAAAGGGTGAACTCTGGATCGAACTGGAAAATGACGGATTACGCTCTTTTTATCACAAGGAAGTAAAGCTACTTTACTGA
- the rsfS gene encoding ribosome silencing factor has product MNKTAEKQALIDKIVEALQDVKGEDIMIFDLSNIENSVAETFVICSGNSNTQVAALAGSVEKKVRNDLKDRPWHVEGTENAMWVLVDYVSVVVHIFQKDVREYYDIEELWGDAVITKIEN; this is encoded by the coding sequence ATGAATAAAACAGCAGAAAAACAAGCACTAATAGATAAAATCGTTGAAGCTCTTCAAGATGTAAAAGGAGAAGATATTATGATCTTCGATCTTTCAAACATTGAAAACTCTGTAGCAGAGACGTTCGTAATATGTAGCGGAAACTCAAATACACAGGTGGCCGCATTAGCTGGAAGTGTAGAGAAAAAAGTAAGAAACGATCTTAAAGACAGACCATGGCACGTAGAAGGTACCGAAAACGCGATGTGGGTCCTGGTAGATTACGTTTCAGTAGTGGTTCATATATTCCAGAAAGACGTACGTGAGTACTATGATATAGAAGAGCTTTGGGGTGACGCAGTCATTACCAAAATTGAAAATTAA